One Acidobacteriota bacterium genomic window carries:
- a CDS encoding carboxypeptidase regulatory-like domain-containing protein: MQRSNKARRGAELLSAGSVLLCILLAACQGFSADYGRVSGKVTDSAGNPIMGATVLLSGPGIDMPSGLLEGSLDRVFTDAQGKFTIGRVAPGWYSLQVISPAKLPGFRDKVEVRPGLTTREAFALGDVLSGFHWPRSASDSHAWDQGWKWILRTSASTRPILRYRKADHGRQDAAEHTPLPAQRIVAMLPGSSGANGLSRDSGTGTLVAYLHPLDVNSDVLVAGSVDRSDADGSSILAEYRRGLLNKNHEDISLGIHQLEIGGAVGPVKTTDGQGLSTSRGMVLRYVQTRQLSDALTLTAGFEMKYLNSAGDAGTTQPEIDLAYTLDPSTVLSLSFGAGGLEQPDTLLKRIGDLDAFPQITLHNFRPRLEAARHAEVRLHRKLRDGSRVEFAAYHDGFQDVAVWGVGGVEALANSTAPGNVLVTPGGARAVFNAGRYGSSGAEVAYKQQLGQRGEIGVMYAFGSALSVDPSTELRGGLAVNAANLLDYLRTQLTQTVSGRFSTSIPGLNTQVISTYSWLPAGRLTVVDPYGQSRMEFQPFLGVQIRQPLPKIDMLPLRIVAIADFRNLLGQGSVSMRQADGTSVLLTPAYRTVRGGFAVQF, from the coding sequence ATGCAACGCTCGAACAAAGCAAGGCGAGGAGCGGAACTTTTATCCGCCGGCAGCGTGTTGCTGTGTATCCTGCTGGCGGCTTGCCAGGGCTTCAGCGCGGACTATGGCAGGGTTTCGGGGAAGGTAACGGACAGCGCAGGAAACCCGATTATGGGGGCGACTGTTCTTTTGAGCGGACCCGGCATCGATATGCCCAGCGGGTTACTGGAAGGGTCGCTCGACCGTGTCTTTACGGACGCCCAGGGCAAGTTTACGATAGGCCGCGTGGCTCCCGGCTGGTATTCCCTGCAGGTCATTTCGCCGGCAAAACTGCCGGGCTTTCGCGACAAGGTCGAAGTCCGGCCTGGTTTAACAACCCGGGAAGCGTTTGCGCTTGGCGACGTACTTTCCGGATTTCATTGGCCGCGCTCAGCCAGCGATTCTCACGCCTGGGACCAGGGATGGAAGTGGATTCTGCGGACCTCGGCTTCCACTCGCCCTATTCTTCGCTACCGAAAAGCTGACCACGGCCGCCAGGATGCCGCTGAACACACCCCTCTTCCAGCCCAGCGGATTGTTGCAATGCTCCCCGGGAGTTCGGGCGCCAATGGTCTTTCGAGAGATTCGGGGACAGGTACTCTAGTTGCCTACCTGCACCCGCTGGATGTGAACTCGGACGTCCTGGTGGCGGGGTCTGTCGACCGAAGTGATGCTGACGGTTCGTCGATTCTCGCTGAATATCGTAGAGGTCTTCTCAACAAGAACCATGAAGATATCAGCCTGGGGATCCATCAACTGGAAATAGGGGGAGCAGTCGGTCCTGTTAAAACGACGGACGGGCAGGGCCTCTCCACTTCGCGCGGGATGGTTTTACGTTATGTTCAAACCCGCCAGCTATCCGACGCCTTAACACTAACGGCGGGATTTGAGATGAAGTATCTGAATTCCGCGGGTGACGCCGGCACCACCCAGCCTGAAATTGACCTTGCTTACACCCTTGATCCCTCAACCGTCTTAAGCCTGAGTTTTGGCGCGGGCGGCCTGGAACAGCCCGACACTCTGCTGAAACGGATTGGCGATCTCGATGCGTTTCCGCAGATTACCTTGCATAATTTTCGTCCCCGACTCGAGGCTGCCCGGCATGCCGAGGTCAGGCTGCATCGAAAACTGCGCGATGGATCTCGAGTTGAGTTCGCAGCTTATCACGATGGATTCCAGGATGTGGCTGTCTGGGGTGTAGGCGGCGTCGAGGCCCTGGCAAATTCGACTGCCCCCGGTAACGTGCTGGTCACTCCTGGCGGCGCCCGGGCCGTGTTCAACGCGGGAAGGTACGGTTCTTCGGGCGCAGAAGTTGCTTATAAGCAACAACTGGGCCAGCGCGGGGAAATTGGCGTGATGTATGCCTTTGGCAGCGCCCTATCTGTAGATCCCTCAACCGAACTGCGCGGCGGTCTCGCTGTGAACGCGGCGAATCTGCTTGACTATCTTCGCACACAACTCACGCAGACAGTCTCGGGCAGGTTCTCAACCAGTATTCCGGGTTTGAATACCCAGGTAATCAGCACCTATAGCTGGCTTCCGGCCGGGCGCTTGACAGTGGTTGACCCGTACGGACAAAGCAGGATGGAGTTCCAGCCCTTCCTGGGAGTGCAGATCCGCCAACCCCTTCCTAAGATCGACATGCTGCCCCTGCGGATTGTCGCAATTGCTGATTTCAGAAACCTGTTAGGCCAGGGCTCCGTTTCGATGAGGCAGGCTGATGGTACCTCCGTCTTACTTACGCCCGCTTATCGAACCGTCCGAGGTGGATTTGCAGTCCAGTTTTGA
- a CDS encoding PAS domain S-box protein: MSVRAPYRFLTLLLAIVSVTLVIFAFINFQQRRIYVLPTDGVSWVTTPQGLKAWSMAANSPGKQAGIIAGDILKSIDGRSVKTTVDASREIFESGIWSRATYDLVRGGESFETSVVLAPEKNSRGLHGYLEIVGIIYLIIGAFVFLRRWSAAKSLHFYLFCLVSFVLYCFSYTGKLNLFDSSVYWLNVTALLLQPALFLHFCLTFPEAPRFIERRRYVLPALYAPAAFLLAFHVLVMAGFVNLPLPMLSIRWLLDSAEMAYLAVFSVAGVLLLFRSYRRASSPLAKQQLKWVTRGAAVAVMPFAILYAVPYFLGMGFIPAEWLKLSVFFLVLLPLTFGYAIVRYRLMDVDMIFRRGIAYALATAAIVGFYFGLVFLFADFFRNSALITTQGGWLLAIVVTALLFQPVVTRIQVRLDRFFNRERYDYRRTLLDFARDLGSEVHVDSLLDQAVERLAETLGVDRVAAFLKSETGELHLAKSRGLTFAGDLDLGFLDSPEIEKGKGYLFFESVKHPPVLLPSRRLTIERLGLHYYLPLRVKGNTLGFLALGKTEEDDFLSSEDVDLLQTVSGYIAIAVESARLYESLERKALENQALKDFSENIIESIDAGIVAWNPEQCIESWNSSMERLYGIPNAEAEGKQLTDIFPPDLISQLPRHSEPYRSLNLYKFRLRNAAGRSLIVNLSTVPLLGKDDHVIGRLLIMNDLTERVELEDQLVQAEKLSSIGMLAAGVAHEVNTPLAVITSQLQMMMRQLPCDDPHSPVLDRVVKQGFRASEIINNLLKFSRVSGSERVDLELNKIIKETLILVAPMLRTAKISVQTELDPDLPAIQGSSGKLQQVFMNLIMNARDAMPHGGELMVATSAVDSTVMVEIADNGVGISPENLRKIFDPFFTTKATNRGTGLGLAVSYGIIREHSGKIYVDSSVGRGASFRLEFPASRKPVNAL; encoded by the coding sequence ATGAGCGTTCGGGCCCCATACCGCTTCTTGACACTCCTTCTCGCAATCGTGAGCGTGACGCTCGTTATATTTGCCTTCATAAACTTTCAGCAAAGAAGAATCTACGTGCTTCCCACAGATGGCGTTTCCTGGGTAACGACGCCCCAGGGTTTGAAGGCATGGAGTATGGCTGCAAACTCGCCGGGGAAGCAGGCGGGAATCATTGCCGGAGACATCCTCAAGTCAATTGACGGCCGCTCTGTTAAGACCACAGTCGATGCGAGCCGCGAGATTTTTGAAAGTGGTATATGGTCGCGTGCCACGTATGATCTGGTCCGTGGAGGGGAGTCATTTGAGACCAGCGTTGTGCTCGCGCCGGAGAAGAATTCCCGCGGCCTTCACGGCTATCTTGAAATTGTCGGAATAATCTATCTGATCATCGGGGCGTTCGTATTTCTGCGCCGCTGGTCGGCTGCAAAATCGCTCCACTTTTATCTTTTCTGCCTGGTGTCTTTTGTCCTGTATTGTTTTTCTTATACCGGGAAGCTGAATCTTTTTGATTCTTCGGTCTACTGGCTCAACGTAACGGCGCTCCTGCTGCAACCGGCGCTGTTTCTGCATTTTTGCCTGACATTTCCTGAGGCCCCCCGGTTTATCGAGAGGCGGCGCTACGTTTTGCCCGCCCTCTATGCTCCGGCCGCGTTTCTGCTGGCATTTCATGTGCTGGTGATGGCTGGCTTCGTGAATTTGCCGCTGCCCATGCTTTCCATCCGCTGGCTGCTCGACAGCGCGGAGATGGCGTACCTGGCCGTTTTTTCGGTCGCCGGAGTTCTTTTACTTTTCCGGTCTTATCGCCGGGCCAGCTCCCCGTTGGCTAAACAACAACTCAAATGGGTAACCCGGGGGGCTGCAGTCGCTGTGATGCCTTTCGCAATTCTTTATGCGGTCCCATATTTCCTGGGCATGGGATTCATTCCGGCGGAGTGGTTGAAGCTCTCTGTCTTCTTCCTGGTACTTCTGCCCCTTACGTTTGGCTACGCGATCGTTCGCTATCGACTGATGGATGTTGACATGATCTTCCGTCGAGGAATTGCCTATGCCCTGGCAACGGCGGCGATTGTCGGTTTCTACTTCGGGCTGGTGTTCCTGTTTGCCGACTTTTTCCGCAATAGCGCCCTGATTACCACTCAGGGCGGATGGCTGCTGGCCATTGTAGTTACTGCCCTGTTATTCCAGCCGGTGGTTACGCGTATTCAGGTGAGGCTGGACCGGTTCTTCAACCGCGAAAGGTATGACTATCGTAGGACGCTTCTGGATTTTGCGCGAGACCTCGGCTCTGAGGTCCATGTTGATTCGCTGCTGGACCAGGCGGTTGAGCGGCTGGCCGAAACGCTGGGGGTGGACCGCGTGGCAGCATTCCTGAAATCTGAAACGGGAGAGCTGCATCTGGCCAAATCGCGCGGCCTCACCTTTGCCGGCGACCTCGACCTGGGTTTTCTCGACTCGCCTGAGATTGAGAAGGGGAAAGGCTATCTGTTTTTTGAAAGCGTAAAACATCCGCCCGTTTTGCTGCCTTCCCGTCGGCTGACAATTGAAAGGTTGGGTCTTCACTATTACCTGCCTTTAAGAGTGAAGGGGAACACGCTGGGTTTTCTGGCGTTGGGCAAGACGGAGGAGGACGACTTCCTTTCCAGTGAAGACGTTGACCTGTTGCAGACCGTTTCGGGATATATTGCTATCGCTGTCGAGAGCGCCAGGCTTTATGAATCGCTTGAGCGCAAGGCACTGGAAAACCAGGCTCTCAAGGATTTCAGCGAGAACATTATCGAATCCATTGATGCCGGGATCGTAGCGTGGAACCCTGAACAGTGTATCGAATCCTGGAACTCTTCCATGGAGAGGCTGTACGGAATCCCGAACGCCGAGGCCGAAGGGAAGCAGTTGACCGATATTTTTCCACCGGACCTGATTTCGCAATTGCCCAGGCATTCTGAGCCCTATCGCTCGTTGAATCTCTACAAGTTCCGCCTCAGGAATGCTGCAGGACGCTCTTTGATTGTAAACCTCTCGACTGTGCCGCTTCTGGGCAAAGACGACCACGTGATTGGCCGCCTGCTGATTATGAATGACCTCACGGAGCGGGTTGAGCTGGAGGACCAGTTGGTCCAGGCTGAGAAGCTTTCTTCAATTGGCATGCTGGCAGCCGGAGTTGCGCATGAAGTCAATACGCCTCTGGCAGTCATCACTTCCCAACTGCAAATGATGATGCGGCAACTGCCTTGCGATGATCCCCATTCGCCTGTTCTGGACAGGGTTGTCAAACAGGGTTTCAGGGCCTCAGAGATCATCAACAATCTGCTGAAATTCTCGCGAGTCAGTGGAAGCGAACGCGTCGATCTGGAACTCAACAAGATCATCAAGGAAACGCTTATTCTGGTGGCTCCCATGTTGCGGACTGCCAAGATCAGCGTCCAGACGGAGCTCGACCCAGACCTTCCTGCCATCCAGGGCAGTTCCGGCAAGCTGCAGCAGGTTTTCATGAACCTCATTATGAACGCCCGCGACGCGATGCCTCATGGCGGAGAACTGATGGTGGCGACGAGCGCCGTCGATTCCACAGTCATGGTCGAAATCGCTGACAATGGCGTGGGCATTTCCCCTGAAAATCTCCGCAAGATCTTTGACCCCTTCTTTACCACGAAAGCGACCAACCGCGGTACGGGACTTGGTTTGGCGGTGAGTTACGGCATCATCCGTGAACACTCCGGGAAGATCTACGTCGACAGTTCAGTCGGCCGCGGAGCATCATTCCGGCTTGAATTCCCCGCCTCCAGGAAACCGGTCAATGCCCTCTAA
- a CDS encoding sigma-54-dependent Fis family transcriptional regulator encodes MPSKTGSILIIDDEADVLASLDELMRTEGYRTATASTAATGLEKLDKEPYDLVLLDISLPDSNGIEVLRTIKRDAPELPVIMITAYDSSQIAFQASREGAESYVTKPWDNDKLLIEIRNLLDRSRLQVENVLLRRALKRFGLPNIVGKSERMQKVYDLITQVAASRATVLITGESGTGKELVAKTIHATSPRADKPFVPVNTGSMPVDLLESTLFGHVKGAFTSAIATKRGLFEVADQGTIFFDEIGTIGVDTQAKLLRVIQEREFMRLGGTESIKVDVRILAATNSDLKQMVQANKFREDLYYRLNVISVNLPSLRERKEDISLLVDHFLAKYCSENGREGLRFSSEALKLMMDHDWPGNVRELENAVERAVVLAAGPLVGPEALPEQLFEARREGSHPLPAEQVDGRSLFEVVEEFERRVILDMLSRTDWSQTEAADRFRIPLSTLNQKIKRLRIDVKQQRKG; translated from the coding sequence ATGCCCTCTAAAACAGGTTCTATCCTGATCATTGATGACGAGGCGGACGTTCTCGCCAGTCTCGATGAATTGATGCGGACCGAAGGCTACCGGACAGCGACTGCTTCCACTGCAGCAACTGGGCTGGAAAAACTGGACAAGGAGCCATACGACCTCGTTCTGCTCGACATCAGCCTTCCGGACTCCAACGGAATTGAAGTGCTGCGAACGATTAAGCGGGACGCACCGGAGCTTCCGGTGATCATGATCACGGCCTACGACTCCAGCCAGATTGCTTTTCAGGCTTCCCGCGAGGGCGCTGAAAGCTACGTCACTAAACCCTGGGACAATGACAAGCTGTTGATCGAAATCCGGAATTTGCTGGATCGGTCGCGGCTGCAGGTGGAAAACGTTCTGCTGCGGCGCGCCCTCAAGCGTTTCGGCCTGCCCAACATTGTCGGCAAGAGCGAGCGCATGCAGAAAGTCTACGACCTGATCACCCAGGTGGCGGCGAGCCGCGCCACGGTGCTGATTACGGGTGAAAGCGGGACCGGCAAGGAACTGGTAGCCAAGACGATCCACGCCACAAGCCCGCGCGCAGACAAGCCGTTCGTCCCGGTCAACACCGGTTCGATGCCCGTCGACCTGCTTGAAAGCACGTTGTTCGGGCACGTTAAAGGGGCCTTTACTTCGGCGATTGCCACGAAGAGGGGGCTGTTTGAGGTTGCAGACCAGGGCACCATCTTCTTTGACGAGATCGGTACCATCGGAGTGGACACGCAGGCGAAGCTGTTGCGCGTGATTCAGGAGCGCGAGTTCATGCGGCTTGGCGGCACGGAAAGCATTAAGGTGGATGTCAGGATTCTGGCTGCCACCAACTCGGACCTCAAGCAAATGGTCCAGGCTAACAAGTTCCGCGAAGACCTTTATTACCGGTTGAATGTCATCAGTGTGAACCTGCCCTCACTGCGTGAGCGTAAAGAGGATATTTCCCTCCTGGTAGACCACTTTCTGGCCAAGTATTGCAGTGAAAACGGGCGCGAGGGCCTGAGGTTTTCTTCCGAGGCCTTGAAGCTCATGATGGACCACGACTGGCCGGGAAACGTGCGCGAGCTGGAGAATGCAGTCGAGCGCGCCGTTGTGCTTGCTGCCGGCCCACTGGTCGGGCCGGAAGCGCTGCCTGAACAGCTATTTGAAGCGCGCCGGGAAGGGTCACACCCATTGCCCGCGGAGCAGGTTGACGGGCGTTCGTTGTTTGAAGTTGTGGAGGAATTTGAAAGAAGAGTTATCCTCGACATGCTCTCCCGAACAGACTGGAGCCAGACCGAAGCAGCCGACAGGTTCAGGATTCCATTGTCCACCTTGAATCAGAAGATCAAGCGACTCAGGATTGATGTGAAGCAACAAAGGAAAGGCTAG
- a CDS encoding CPBP family intramembrane metalloprotease, translated as MTFQYEPDHNNPLSNLAEQPLAQVGARPLPEQWRIRDLLIFIAVGFFTLVAANFFVFVGYAFLKPLVHWTVPTQNLQTNVTFILTLQLVWYMLLLAYIYFFLTLYYKTSFLSALKWKKLSPHNTIRYLLGGTALSLVVVIIPPLLPEGKSYPLEKMFNSPASAYAIAAFAVLVAPFMEELLFRGLLFAFFEKHGGLTFAIVATAILFAGLHVPEYWGAWNNVIMILVVGLTFSIVRGLTGSLTPSFILHLAYNGTLMLLLFLQTQHFHRMPAGILIFQ; from the coding sequence ATGACCTTCCAATACGAGCCCGACCACAACAATCCGCTGAGCAACCTGGCGGAACAACCGCTGGCCCAAGTGGGCGCAAGGCCACTGCCGGAACAATGGCGAATTCGCGATCTGCTAATTTTCATTGCCGTTGGTTTTTTCACTCTGGTGGCCGCAAACTTCTTTGTGTTTGTCGGGTACGCTTTCCTTAAGCCCCTGGTGCACTGGACGGTTCCCACACAGAATTTGCAGACCAATGTAACCTTCATCCTGACGCTCCAACTGGTCTGGTACATGCTCCTGCTCGCGTATATCTATTTTTTCCTTACGCTCTACTACAAGACCTCCTTCTTGAGTGCTCTGAAGTGGAAGAAACTTTCACCCCACAACACAATACGTTACTTGCTTGGGGGAACGGCACTCTCGCTGGTCGTGGTAATCATTCCTCCTCTCCTGCCGGAGGGAAAAAGTTATCCGCTTGAAAAAATGTTCAACTCCCCTGCATCGGCCTATGCGATCGCAGCCTTTGCGGTTCTCGTTGCTCCCTTCATGGAGGAGCTCCTGTTTCGTGGGCTGTTGTTTGCCTTCTTCGAGAAACATGGCGGCCTCACATTTGCCATCGTGGCTACGGCCATCCTGTTTGCAGGATTACACGTTCCGGAATACTGGGGAGCATGGAACAACGTCATCATGATTCTGGTGGTAGGGTTGACCTTCTCGATAGTTCGAGGCTTGACCGGATCCCTTACTCCCAGCTTCATCCTCCACCTGGCTTATAACGGGACGTTGATGCTCTTGCTATTCCTGCAGACACAACATTTCCATCGAATGCCGGCGGGCATCCTGATTTTCCAATAA